From a single Ochotona princeps isolate mOchPri1 chromosome 12, mOchPri1.hap1, whole genome shotgun sequence genomic region:
- the POU4F1 gene encoding POU domain, class 4, transcription factor 1 has product MMSMNSKQPHFAMHPTLPEHKYPSLHSSSEAIRRACLPTPPLQSNLFASLDETLLARAEALAAVDIAVSQGKSHPFKPDATYHTMNSVPCTSTSTVPLAHHHHHHHHHQALEPGDLLDHISSPSLALMAGAGGAGAAGAGGGAHDGPGGGPGGGGPGGGGPGGGGPGGGGGGGPGGGGPGGGGPGGGPGSALLGGSAHPHPHMHGLGHLSHPAAAAAMNMPSGLPHPGLVAAAAHHGAAAAAAAAAAGQVAAASAAAAVVGAAGLASICDSDTDPRELEAFAERFKQRRIKLGVTQADVGSALANLKIPGVGSLSQSTICRFESLTLSHNNMIALKPILQAWLEEAEGAQREKMNKPELFNGGEKKRKRTSIAAPEKRSLEAYFAVQPRPSSEKIAAIAEKLDLKKNVVRVWFCNQRQKQKRMKFSATY; this is encoded by the exons ATGATGTCCATGAACAGCAAGCAGCCTCACTTTGCCATGCATCCCACCCTCCCTGAGCACAAGTACCCGTCGCTGCACTCCAGTTCCGAAGCCATCCGGCGGGCCTGCCTGCCCACGCCGCCG CTGCAGAGCAACCTCTTCGCCAGCCTGGACGAGACGCTGCTGGCGCGGGCCGAGgcgctggctgctgtggacatcgCCGTGTCCCAGGGCAAGAGCCACCCTTTCAAGCCGGATGCCACGTACCACACGATGAACAGCGTGCCCTGCACATCCACGTCCACCGTGCCGCTGGcgcaccatcaccaccaccaccaccaccaccaggcgcTCGAGCCGGGCGACCTGCTGGACCACATTTCCTCGCCGTCGCTGGCGCTTATGGCTGGCGCTGGTGGCGCAGGCGCGGCGGGCGCTGGTGGCGGCGCCCACGACGGCCCGGGGGGCGGCCCTGGCGGCGGTGGCCCCGGGGGCGGTGGCCCTGGCGGCGGTGGCCccgggggcgggggtggtggCGGCCCCGGGGGCGGTGGCCCAGGCGGTGGCGGTCCCGGCGGTGGCCCGGGCAGCGCGCTGCTGGGCGGCTCGGCCCACCCACACCCGCACATGCACGGCCTGGGCCACCTGTCGCACCCGGCGGCCGCTGCCGCCATGAACATGCCGTCTGGGCTGCCGCACCCCGGGCTGGTGGCGGCCGCAGCGCACCACGgcgcggcagcagcagcagcggcggcagcggccGGGCAGGTGGCTGCTGCTTCGGCTGCGGCAGCCGTGGTGGGCGCAGCGGGCCTGGCGTCCATCTGCGACTCAGACACGGACCCGCGCGAGCTCGAGGCGTTCGCTGAACGCTTCAAGCAGAGGCGCATCAAGCTGGGTGTGACGCAGGCCGACGTGGGCTCGGCACTGGCCAACCTCAAGATCCCGGGCGTGGGCTCTCTCAGCCAGAGCACCATCTGCAGGTTTGAGTCGCTTACACTGTCGCACAACAACATGATCGCGCTTAAGCCCATCCTGCAGGCTTGGCTCGAGGAGGCCGAGGGCGCACAGCGGGAGAAAATGAACAAGCCTGAGCTCTTCAACGGTGGCGAGAAGAAGCGCAAGCGGACTTCCATCGCTGCCCCGGAGAAGCGCTCCCTCGAGGCCTACTTCGCCGTGCAGCCCCGGCCCTCGTCTGAGAAGATCGCTGCCATTGCTGAGAAACTGGACCTTAAAAAGAATGTGGTTCGGGTGTGGTTTTGCAAccagagacagaagcagaagcGGATGAAATTCTCCGCCACTTACTGA